One Penaeus vannamei isolate JL-2024 unplaced genomic scaffold, ASM4276789v1 unanchor223, whole genome shotgun sequence genomic window, TGTTTAAGGCAGAGAATGAGCGGATGCGTCTCATGCAGAGACCTGATCGGGAACACCATCCTCGTTTTCGTATAGAGGATGCAATTAAATTTGTTCCTAAATTCAATGAGACAGAGCCTGagtactttttcattcattttgagcGAGTTGCTGCCTTGCATGGTTGGCCCGAAGATAAGTGGGTATTGCTTGTTCACAGTGCATTTGTTGGCAGAGCTCAAGAGGTTTTCTCAGCTCTGGATTTGGTACAGTCACAATGTTATTACGTAGTAAAACAAGCTgttttaaatgtttataaaagGGTACCAGAGGCTTACAGACAAGATTTCCGTTATTATCGTAAAGATAGCAAACAAACCTTTGTTGAATTTATTCGCCAAAAGCAACTTTTGTGTAAGAAATGGGTAGAGAGTGAACTTGATGCACTCGAGTACGATAAATTACTCGAGCTCTTTGTACTAGAGGAAGTTAAGAAAAGTATGCCTGTAAAAGTTCGCTCTCACATTGACGAGCGTGGTCTGCGCACATTAGCCGAGGTCGGCAAAGCCGCCGATCATTTCGCTCTTACTAATCCCAACTACTCTTGCAGATCTAATGAGCCTTCATTCCAGTCTATCCAGCATAATGGTAAGAGGATGGAGTATAGTTCCAGGAGGACTGGACTGCCAGATACCCACAGGACTGTCCATACAAAGTCAGAAACAGGTGGTGATGAGAGTAGGAAGGTTGCTTCTCGTGGTGAGAATTTTTCTTTTTGCCGTTATTGTAAGAAACATGGTCATGTCATAAATGACTGTTTTAAATTGGCTAATAAGCGTTCATTTGACAAAGGCAAACCTATTTTTCACGTCAGTGTTAATGATGTAACAAAGGTTGAATCTAAATATTCTGGGGTTGATAAAAATCTtggcctttcccctttttccttgacTGAATCTTTATATGCGACACCTTCATTTAGACCATTTTGTTCCACAGGATTTCTTAGTGGCGATGAATTGTGCAAGTCGTCTTACCCAGTCACTATCCTACGGGACTCGGCTGCAGATATATCATTGGTGCTCAAGGAGGCGGTTCCTAACCCTGATTGTTATACTGGAGAAATGGTAATTATCAATGGACTGATAGGGTCAAAAAGCATACCCATTTGTAAAGTTTATCTTAAATCTGATCTGATAAcgggttacgtaaggttaggtgtCGTTGATAATATTCCAAGTGATGGCATTTCGCTTCTCATGGGCAATGATCTCGTTGGTAATAAGGTATGGCCTTGCCCTGTGGTTTCCTCTTGTCCCACTGAAAACGCCACAGTAGATTTAGAAAGGGAGTATCCCGATCTCTCTCCTGCGTGTGCTGCCATCTGCAGTGCAAGTCGTAGgtcctcccatcctcctatcaAGGCGCATACCCCCGGTACTGCATCACCTTATGAGAGCCCTTGTGATATATTTACTGAAGAATTCACACTAGCAGACTTCTTTAATTCATCTAAAGTTTTAAGTAATTCAGAATCTGATTCTGATATAAAGAATATCAAAGACACTCCAGTTACTAAGGGAAAGATCATTAAAGATGAACGTAAAGGTCCTGATTTGCAAGCATTTAATAAGCTAACTGACGTAAATGATCTAGAAAAATTCCGTACTTGCTTTTCTCTTCAGTCAGGTGTTATTCGTAATTATAAGCCCTCTGATATATCTGCAGACGACACAAGTAAGAATATTGAGAAGGCCTTGATAAATATTTTTACTCTGGTTGGTCTGTCCACCTTAGTACAGTTAGATAAAGGGTCACATTTCACTTCCAGATTATATGAAAAGTTTATGAAGTCCTTGGGTATACAGCAGTACAGATCCACCGCATATCATCCTCAGAGTCAAGGGCTAGTTGAAAGATTTCATATTTTAAAGATTATGATTAAAGCCTTCAGTTTAGAGACTGGTTATGAGTGGGATGAAGGCATagatttacttttatatttaataAGGAACAATGTTCAGGAGAGCCTTTATTCCCCATTTAAAATAATTTACGGCCGTGAAGTGCGTGGACCATCAAAATTATTGGAAGAGTATTGGTTAAATGAAGAGGTAATTCCCGTAGATATTATTGTGAATGACTTTAAGTATTTATTACAGACTACTATTTCACTAGCTCGTAATGTTTTGGGTAAAGTTAATACTAAAATGAAAGACCACTTTGATAAAGTAAATGATGCAGAGGCAGGATTATTCAATGATTTAGTATTGGTTTTGTTAACTCTTCATTACCAGCCTCTTCAGTCTCGGGATGCGAGACTATCTAATGTTCTAGAACAATCTAGTAATGTTAGGTGTGCAATTGAAATTCTTAAGAGACGTAAGAAAAAACGTCATGTGCATGTGAACCTCCCGAAAAAGTACTATGAACGGGATGATTTAAAGGAAAATACGGGAAACGTAAGTGATGTTTCAGTGATTGTACTttctaacagtaatgaaaatgatgaaaatatctttGTGGAGCCTAATCTCACGAATTCAGTAATTTCGGCTAACCCTGATAAAATTAAACACTTTTCTGCTGCCCAAGCAGCAAACATACATTTTCTTCTGCAGGAGTATGACGAGCCATTCAGTGAAGTAGCTCGTCTCTGTCCACTGCTGGATCATAATGCTGAGACCAGGGATGTTCAGCCAGTGCTTCAGTTTCCGTGTCTCCTTGATGTGAGGACTGGGGCGTTCTTGCAAGCTGATGTTCGGCGCCGGAGAGAGCAGGGGTTCATCAGTCCTTGCTTGGGTCCCTTTGCCTCTGTAGTCCTGGTTCTTGAGAGTAGTGGCCTTATCCACGCGGTGACTGCAGGAGGGCCAGGGCAGCTGCAAGGACAACGCGTTTTCGCTCCGTGGAATAGCACGCAGCAGTGACTACGTCAGGAAGGCACGCGTTCGTGGTTGTGGGCGAACAAGTAGAAAGTTTTGCAGAAAGTCGTAAAATGAAATGTTCACCCGGTGTTTTGTTACAAGCCTTATTAAGTATTACGCCACCGTCGGAAAGGAGGCCTTGGTGATAGTATTAGCAATTAGAAAAGTTTAGTGTTTATTTAACAAGATTTGTTCATCCCGTCAAAATTCACTGATAACAATTACTTTTTCTATGAAAGTTCAGAAACATTCAGTGTTCAAGTGGACAGACATTGCAGCCATTCAACAAAGACCTGCCTCTTAAGGATACACAATATTGCAGCGGGTGCTCTCTCCTGATCGAAGGTGGTGTGTTCTGGACATCAAAAATAACAgctgtatatttattttcatagtttTTACAATTTAGCTAgcttttaatataaatatttcattgaTTACTTGTCAAACTTTTACCCTTCtggtaaaaagtttttttttggagggggaggtaTTACATGAACCCATCTCAAGTGTAGTAAATTAAATGCATTCATTAAAGAATTCAGATGAACGAGCTAAGATGCCCTAGAATTGGCTGACAACCCTGTTTGTttactcttctccccccccccccctaccgtcttaaggcctacccgagttccttgggaggtttgcctcgttcactcctccaccgccataggcctgggcaagacgtCTGTCattgttctatttttattgtttcggGGTTTGTATTCTCTACTTTTGTTAGGATTAGGGTGATATGTTTCACTATAGTAATATATCACGTAGGCaggatttcttgtttgttttgtctattttgtgtgtttcgtctgttttgtatgttcatttttgtctgtttacgttggtgacggaataaataaataaatcgtaattaatttgatgtatttttccaaatcattttacaatgaataaataataatcattactggtatacaattcttgattaacagtgaaagataatgaacataataaataacgcataatgaaggatgaataataagtgacaataagtgactttaatgaattagtttgtatataaataagaaaggaatataacataatacagttaagaaaagaatacatcattgataatgaactttgaagaaaataacattaatgggagatgataaataaatgaacaatgaagtgaataattataataacttatTTGACAAcattaatgagccttatatggaatgaaaaatgaatgaatacaaatgaattaactagaagaatatttacaatcactagtactttagcacgagctgttgttacgtggtattaagccgttcataccaggccatatccttcagatttgacttctcgtctatgattttggcttccgcattgagagaattcgagttcagcggagctgctcttccccttaattctcttggtgacataccagccgtaacaatatgtatatatagatatataatacatctatatacatacatatatatatatatatatatatatatttatatatatatgtatatatatatatatatacatatatgtatatatatatatatatgtatatatatatatgtatatgtatatatatacatatatatatatatatttgtatatatgtatgtacatatattttatatatgtatatatataacatatatatatatatatatatatata contains:
- the LOC138860903 gene encoding uncharacterized protein, coding for MFSVESFVENPSAEVLVGLTKAQWSELAAHYCIPFRSSLRKDEIRTLVTEYLLEHKVLSEEDLEPLCPRDVTMARQYDLESRKIDLEMFKAENERMRLMQRPDREHHPRFRIEDAIKFVPKFNETEPEYFFIHFERVAALHGWPEDKWVLLVHSAFVGRAQEVFSALDLVQSQCYYVVKQAVLNVYKRVPEAYRQDFRYYRKDSKQTFVEFIRQKQLLCKKWVESELDALEYDKLLELFVLEEVKKSMPVKVRSHIDERGLRTLAEVGKAADHFALTNPNYSCRSNEPSFQSIQHNGKRMEYSSRRTGLPDTHRTVHTKSETGGDESRKVASRGFLSGDELCKSSYPVTILRDSAADISLVLKEAVPNPDCYTGEMVIINGLIGSKSIPICKVYLKSDLITGYVRLGVVDNIPSDGISLLMGNDLVGNKVWPCPVVSSCPTENATVDLEREYPDLSPACAAICSASRRSSHPPIKAHTPGTASPYESPCDIFTEEFTLADFFNSSKVLSNSESDSDIKNIKDTPVTKGKIIKDERKGPDLQAFNKLTDVNDLEKFRTCFSLQSGVIRNYKPSDISADDTSKNIEKALINIFTLVGLSTLVQLDKGSHFTSRLYEKFMKSLGIQQYRSTAYHPQSQGLVERFHILKIMIKAFSLETGYEWDEGIDLLLYLIRNNVQESLYSPFKIIYGREVRGPSKLLEEYWLNEEVIPVDIIVNDFKYLLQTTISLARNVLGKVNTKMKDHFDKVNDAEAGLFNDLVLVLLTLHYQPLQSRDARLSNVLEQSSNVRCAIEILKRRKKKRHVHVNLPKKYYERDDLKENTGNVSDVSVIVLSNSNENDENIFVEPNLTNSVISANPDKIKHFSAAQAANIHFLLQEYDEPFSEVARLCPLLDHNAETRDVQPVLQFPCLLDVRTGAFLQADVRRRREQGFISPCLGPFASVVLVLESSGLIHAVTAGGPGQLQGQRVFAPWNSTQQ